The sequence TTCACATCCTGCCCGAGGGCGGGCCAGACGCAGGGTGCAGGCACGCAGGTCTCCTGGCGCGTATCGTAGAGAAATCCATCTTCGCATACGGGATGTTCTCTCTCGGGAAGGCAGGTGTTTTCACTCCAGACAGTCCCGGATCCGCAGAAGGTCGGCCCGGCAGGGGGCAGGGTCGCCGCAACGCAGGCGGATCCGTTCCAGACTGACGTTGCAGGATCGCAGAATTCCGAGCCACTGGATATCGGACAGGCAGGCGCCACGCAGGTGGTGCCGCTCCAGAGGGTGGTCGCGGGGTCGCAGAAGTCAGCGCCCCGGCATTCGGGTATTTCCGGGACGTCGGCGCGACAAGCCTCGAGCAATTCGAGACATTCGTCGAGAGGTGCTTCACAGGTCGCTGGTGGTGTCGGGGTCGCGGCGCAGACACCGCCGTTGATCTCGGTGCCGGCACCACAAAAATCGCTCGATCCTGCCGGGATCCTCTGACCTTCCCCGGCCCAGAAGCTCTCGGGGAGGTCGATGGTTGCGAGAAAGATCCATTCGCCAGCGGCATCCGTGCTGAAGCAATCGTGTCGGGTTTGTCCGTCGGCACGTTCTTCAAGTCGGCACGCGAGAAATACCGGCGCCTCTCCCTCCCGAAAGACGTTCCCTGTGACGTAGCCGTCGCGCAGTCGGTAGGTGATGGCCCACTGCTCTTCGGCGATCGTTTTTTGCACCAGCAGGAGTGACTCATCCGGGGAGGTCTCGCGCTCGGAAGCCGGAGCGGGCGCATGGAAGAGCAGAATCAAAAGGCTGAGGCCCAGAAGCCTGCGCACGGAATTCAGGAAGAACCGCATCTCTCGACAGAGTATCCGAATTGAGCGCTGTATCCGAGCCGGAATTTTCGGCTTTTCGCGCGAATTTGCTCTCGGAACCAGTGACTGAACGCGTGTCCAGTCTTCTTTACGGCTCGAAGCCGCATTGTTACGAAAACAGGAGGGTGTCCGCTCGGGCATCTCATCACAAGGGGCCTCGGGTGCTGGTCGCACCGGGTCTCGAAAGCAGAGAGCAATCATGGATCTCGTCTACACGGAGAAAGAACAGAACTTTCGTCGTGAAGTGCGCACGTGGCTGGAAGCGAACGTGCCCACCGAACGACTGCCTACCTTTGACCGCCGCGAAGGCTTCGAGGCGCATCGCGCCTGGGAACAAAAGCTGAACGCGGGTGGATACGCGATGGTTTCCTGGCCGCGGGAGTTTGGTGGGCTGGGCGTAAACCTTCTGGAATGGCTGATCTTCGAAGAAGAATATTGGCGTGCCGAGGCTCCTCTGCGGGTCAACCAGAATGGAATCTTCCTTCTTGGGCCGACCCTGATGGAGTACGGGACCGATGAGCAGAAGGCGCGCTTCCTGCCGAGCATGGCAGCGAGCGAGGACATCTGGGCGCAAGCATGGTCCGAACCTGGTGCCGGAAGCGATATGGCCGCGATCCGATCGACCGGACGTATCGACGGCGACGAATTTGTACTCAACGGTCAAAAGACGTGGTCGACGCGTGCCGCTTTCGCGGATTGGGGTTTCGGGATCTTTCGTACAGATCCGGATTCGTCGAGGCACAAGGGCTTGACCTTCATCCTCTTCCCGCTCGACGCCGAGGGAATCACCGTCCGACCGATCGCGCAGCTCGATGGCGAGACGGGGTTTGCCGAGATCTTTTTCGATGAGGTTCGGGTACCCCTGTGGAACCAACTTGGCGAGTTGGGGGGCGGTTGGGGTGTTGCCATGGCAACGGCCGGATTCGAACGCGGACTGATGCTGCGAAGCCCGGCGCGCTTTCAGGCGACTGCCAAACGATTGGTGCACCTCTATCGAGCGCACGCAGACGAGGTAGACCCGTCGGTGCAGGACAAGGTTATCGATGCCTGGACTCGCGCGGAGGCCTATTGCGTCAATACCTACCGAACCGCTTCCTTGATTGAAGATGGCGGTAAAATTGGTGCCGAGGCGAGTCTGAACAAGATTTTCTGGTCGGAGCTGGATGTGGAAATGCACGAAACCGCTCTGGCTATTCTGGCGGCAAGGGCCGAGCTGCTTCCGGTCGCATCCGAGGCGGGTGATGTCGGCGGGTGGTTGGATGGATTTTATTTTTCGTTGGCCGGACCCATCTACGCTGGAACCAACGAGATCCAGCGGAATGTAATCGCCGAGCGCTTGCTGGGATTACCGAGGGCCGGGAAATGAATTTTCTTTACAGCGAAGACCAAAGAAGTTTTCAGGAGAGCATTGGCGCCTTCCTGGCACAGGAATGCACTCCCGAAACGATTCGCGCTTCTTGGGAAACCGAGACGGCACGATCGCCTCAATTGTGGGCGAAGCTGGCTGAAATGGGGATTCCCGGAATGCTGGCGCCCGAGGTCGATGGTGGGCTTGGGCTGAGCGAGATGGAATTGGTACTGCCTCTCGAAGAAACAGGGCGAGTCGCGCTGGCAGAACCGATCCTCGAGACAGCCGCCTTGGCGGTGCCGCTGTTACGCGATTGCGGGAATGCGCCTCTGCAAGAAAAATGGATGGCTCGATTGGTATCGGGCGAGGCGATAGCCACAGTCGGTCTGTTGATCAATCCGGTAATCGCGGATGCGCATATTGCGGACCTGCTCTTCCTGCAGCACGGGGATGACGAGATTCATGCCGTCGAAAAGGATCAAATCACCCTGACGGCCCAACCGGCAACCGACCCCTCCCGAAAGCTCTTTACGGTAGAATGGGAACCGAGCGCCACCACCTGCGTTCTGGCAGGCGAGAAAGGGCGGGCGCTGTTGGCCACGACACTGGACCGGGCTGCTTTGGGCCTTTCGGCGCAGTTGGTTGGTGCGGCGCAGCAGTTGGTGGATATCGCGGTAGATTATGCGAAGGATCGTCAGCAATTCGGCGTCGCGATTGGTTCCTTTCAAGCGGTGAAGCATATGCTCGCGAGCGTGCAGGTAGCGATTGAATTTGCACGAGCTCCGCTGGCACGCGCGGCCTGGTCGGTCGCGCATGGAACAGCGACGCGGGCCACCGATGTCTCTCAAGCCAAGCTGCTCGCCAGCGATGCGGCTTTGGAGGCCGCGCGTGTTGCCCTGCAGGTGCATGGCGGGATCGGTTATACC is a genomic window of Candidatus Binatia bacterium containing:
- a CDS encoding acyl-CoA dehydrogenase family protein — encoded protein: MDLVYTEKEQNFRREVRTWLEANVPTERLPTFDRREGFEAHRAWEQKLNAGGYAMVSWPREFGGLGVNLLEWLIFEEEYWRAEAPLRVNQNGIFLLGPTLMEYGTDEQKARFLPSMAASEDIWAQAWSEPGAGSDMAAIRSTGRIDGDEFVLNGQKTWSTRAAFADWGFGIFRTDPDSSRHKGLTFILFPLDAEGITVRPIAQLDGETGFAEIFFDEVRVPLWNQLGELGGGWGVAMATAGFERGLMLRSPARFQATAKRLVHLYRAHADEVDPSVQDKVIDAWTRAEAYCVNTYRTASLIEDGGKIGAEASLNKIFWSELDVEMHETALAILAARAELLPVASEAGDVGGWLDGFYFSLAGPIYAGTNEIQRNVIAERLLGLPRAGK
- a CDS encoding acyl-CoA/acyl-ACP dehydrogenase; the encoded protein is MNFLYSEDQRSFQESIGAFLAQECTPETIRASWETETARSPQLWAKLAEMGIPGMLAPEVDGGLGLSEMELVLPLEETGRVALAEPILETAALAVPLLRDCGNAPLQEKWMARLVSGEAIATVGLLINPVIADAHIADLLFLQHGDDEIHAVEKDQITLTAQPATDPSRKLFTVEWEPSATTCVLAGEKGRALLATTLDRAALGLSAQLVGAAQQLVDIAVDYAKDRQQFGVAIGSFQAVKHMLASVQVAIEFARAPLARAAWSVAHGTATRATDVSQAKLLASDAALEAARVALQVHGGIGYTWEVHLHIWMKRVWALEASYGTRAWHRRRIGAALFGAGASLPSFGFDSEV